A single window of Nyctibius grandis isolate bNycGra1 chromosome Z, bNycGra1.pri, whole genome shotgun sequence DNA harbors:
- the PDPK1 gene encoding 3-phosphoinositide-dependent protein kinase 1 isoform X3, whose product MASTSSPLYDAVPIQSSVVLCSCSSPSMVRNQADSSTPPVISTCGSRQGSNMEGTAAESRSSSNSLQQHTGQQPPQPRKKRPDDFKFGKILGEGSFSTVVLARELASSREYAIKILEKRHIIKENKVPYVTRERDVMSRLDHPFFVKLYFTFQDDEKLYFGLSYAKNGELLKYIRKIGSFDETCTRFYTAEIVSALEYLHGKGIIHRDLKPENILLNEDMHIQITDFGTAKVLSADSRQARANSFVGTAQYVSPELLTEKSACKSSDLWALGCIIYQLVAGLPPFRAGNEYLIFQKIIKLEYDFPEKFFPKAKDLVEKLLVLDATNRLGCEEMGGYGPLKAHPFFESIVWENLHLQTPPKLTAYLPAMSEDDEDCYGNYDNLLSQFGCMQVSGSASSHSLSAPETSTPQTSGGNIEQYIHDLDNNSFELDLQFSEDEKRLLLAKQAGGNP is encoded by the exons tATGATGCTGTTCCAATCCAGTCTAGTGTGGTGTTATGCTCCTGTTCATCCCCATCAATGGTGAGGAACCAAGCAGATTCCAGCACTCCACCTGTCATTTCCACCTGTGGCAGCAGACAGGGCTCTAACATGGAGGGCACTGCAGCTGAATCAAGATCTAGTTCAAACTCCTTGCAGCAACATACAGGACAGCAGCCTCCACAGCCTCGAAAGAAACGACCTGATGACTTCAAATTTGGGAAAATTCTTGGTGAAGGATCTTTTTCAACG GTTGTCTTGGCTCGAGAATTGGCAAGTTCTAGAGAATATGCCA TTAAAATTCTAGAAAAACGTCAtatcataaaagaaaacaaggtgcCGTATGTGACACGAGAGAGAGATGTAATGTCCCGCCTGGATCACCCTTTTTTTGTGAAACTCTACTTCACCTTTCAGGATGATGAAAAGCTAT ATTTTGGGCTTAGCTATGCCAAAAATGGAGAGCTGCTGAAGTACATACGCAAAATTGGCTCATTTGATGAGACCTGTACCAGGTTTTATACTGCTGAAATTGTATCAGCCCTGGAGTATTTGCATGGGAAAGGAATAATTCACAG GGACCTTAAGCCAGAGAACATCTTGCTAAATGAAGATATGCACATTCAAATAACGGACTTTGGAACAGCAAAAGTATTATCTGCAGATAGCAGACAAG CGCGGGCAAACTCATTTGTAGGGACAGCACAGTACGTTTCTCCAGAACTGCTGACAGAGAAATCTGCCTGTAAAAG CTCTGACCTCTGGGCTCTGGGTTGTATAATATATCAGCTTGTAGCTGGATTGCCTCCATTTAGAGCTGG AAATGAATATCTTATATTCCAGAAGATAATAAAGTTGGAATATGACTTTCCAGAAAAATTTTTTCCCAAGGCAAAAGACCTTGTTGAAAAGCTATTG GTTCTAGATGCTACCAACAGATTAGGTTGTGAAGAAATGGGAGGATATGGACCTCTTAAGGCTCATCCCTTCTTCGAATCCATTGTGTGGGAGAACCTGCATCTTCAGACACCCCCAAAACTTACAGCGTATTTACCTGCTATGTCAGAGGATGATGAAGACTGTTATGGAAAT TATGACAATCTCCTGAGTCAGTTTGGTTGCATGCAAGTTTCGGGTTCAGCCTCTTCCCATTCACTGTCTGCCCCAGAGACAAGTACCCCACAGACATCAGGAGGAAATATTGAACAGTACATTCATGATCTTGACAACAATTCCTTTGAGCTGGACTTACAgttttctgaagatgaaaagaGGTTACTTCTGGCAAAACAAGCTGGGGGAAATCCTTG a
- the PDPK1 gene encoding 3-phosphoinositide-dependent protein kinase 1 isoform X1: protein MASTSSPLYDAVPIQSSVVLCSCSSPSMVRNQADSSTPPVISTCGSRQGSNMEGTAAESRSSSNSLQQHTGQQPPQPRKKRPDDFKFGKILGEGSFSTVVLARELASSREYAIKILEKRHIIKENKVPYVTRERDVMSRLDHPFFVKLYFTFQDDEKLYFGLSYAKNGELLKYIRKIGSFDETCTRFYTAEIVSALEYLHGKGIIHRDLKPENILLNEDMHIQITDFGTAKVLSADSRQARANSFVGTAQYVSPELLTEKSACKSSDLWALGCIIYQLVAGLPPFRAGNEYLIFQKIIKLEYDFPEKFFPKAKDLVEKLLVLDATNRLGCEEMGGYGPLKAHPFFESIVWENLHLQTPPKLTAYLPAMSEDDEDCYGNYDNLLSQFGCMQVSGSASSHSLSAPETSTPQTSGGNIEQYIHDLDNNSFELDLQFSEDEKRLLLAKQAGGNPWHQFVENNLILKMGPVDKRKGLFARRRQLLLTEGPHLYYVDPVNKVLKGEIPWSLELRPEAKNFKTFFVHTPNRTYYLMDPSGNAHKWCKKIHEVWRHRYHQNAAK from the exons tATGATGCTGTTCCAATCCAGTCTAGTGTGGTGTTATGCTCCTGTTCATCCCCATCAATGGTGAGGAACCAAGCAGATTCCAGCACTCCACCTGTCATTTCCACCTGTGGCAGCAGACAGGGCTCTAACATGGAGGGCACTGCAGCTGAATCAAGATCTAGTTCAAACTCCTTGCAGCAACATACAGGACAGCAGCCTCCACAGCCTCGAAAGAAACGACCTGATGACTTCAAATTTGGGAAAATTCTTGGTGAAGGATCTTTTTCAACG GTTGTCTTGGCTCGAGAATTGGCAAGTTCTAGAGAATATGCCA TTAAAATTCTAGAAAAACGTCAtatcataaaagaaaacaaggtgcCGTATGTGACACGAGAGAGAGATGTAATGTCCCGCCTGGATCACCCTTTTTTTGTGAAACTCTACTTCACCTTTCAGGATGATGAAAAGCTAT ATTTTGGGCTTAGCTATGCCAAAAATGGAGAGCTGCTGAAGTACATACGCAAAATTGGCTCATTTGATGAGACCTGTACCAGGTTTTATACTGCTGAAATTGTATCAGCCCTGGAGTATTTGCATGGGAAAGGAATAATTCACAG GGACCTTAAGCCAGAGAACATCTTGCTAAATGAAGATATGCACATTCAAATAACGGACTTTGGAACAGCAAAAGTATTATCTGCAGATAGCAGACAAG CGCGGGCAAACTCATTTGTAGGGACAGCACAGTACGTTTCTCCAGAACTGCTGACAGAGAAATCTGCCTGTAAAAG CTCTGACCTCTGGGCTCTGGGTTGTATAATATATCAGCTTGTAGCTGGATTGCCTCCATTTAGAGCTGG AAATGAATATCTTATATTCCAGAAGATAATAAAGTTGGAATATGACTTTCCAGAAAAATTTTTTCCCAAGGCAAAAGACCTTGTTGAAAAGCTATTG GTTCTAGATGCTACCAACAGATTAGGTTGTGAAGAAATGGGAGGATATGGACCTCTTAAGGCTCATCCCTTCTTCGAATCCATTGTGTGGGAGAACCTGCATCTTCAGACACCCCCAAAACTTACAGCGTATTTACCTGCTATGTCAGAGGATGATGAAGACTGTTATGGAAAT TATGACAATCTCCTGAGTCAGTTTGGTTGCATGCAAGTTTCGGGTTCAGCCTCTTCCCATTCACTGTCTGCCCCAGAGACAAGTACCCCACAGACATCAGGAGGAAATATTGAACAGTACATTCATGATCTTGACAACAATTCCTTTGAGCTGGACTTACAgttttctgaagatgaaaagaGGTTACTTCTGGCAAAACAAGCTGGGGGAAATCCTTG gcatcaGTTTGTAGAAAATAACTTAATCCTAAAAATGGGTCCAGTGGACAAAAGAAAG GGATTGTTTGCACGTCGGCGCCAATTGCTGCTCACAGAAGGGCCCCACCTGTATTATGTGGATCCTGTCAACAAAGTCCTAAAAGGAGAAATTCCATGGTCTTTAGAGTTGCGGCCAGAAGCCAAGaattttaagacattttttgTTCACACA CCAAACAGGACATATTACCTGATGGACCCGAGTGGGAACGCTCATAAATGGTGCAAAAAGATACATGAAGTTTGGCGGCACAGATACCACCAGAATGCTGCTAAATAG
- the PDPK1 gene encoding 3-phosphoinositide-dependent protein kinase 1 isoform X2 — MTSNLGKFLVKDLFQRFSLVWQQVVLARELASSREYAIKILEKRHIIKENKVPYVTRERDVMSRLDHPFFVKLYFTFQDDEKLYFGLSYAKNGELLKYIRKIGSFDETCTRFYTAEIVSALEYLHGKGIIHRDLKPENILLNEDMHIQITDFGTAKVLSADSRQARANSFVGTAQYVSPELLTEKSACKSSDLWALGCIIYQLVAGLPPFRAGNEYLIFQKIIKLEYDFPEKFFPKAKDLVEKLLVLDATNRLGCEEMGGYGPLKAHPFFESIVWENLHLQTPPKLTAYLPAMSEDDEDCYGNYDNLLSQFGCMQVSGSASSHSLSAPETSTPQTSGGNIEQYIHDLDNNSFELDLQFSEDEKRLLLAKQAGGNPWHQFVENNLILKMGPVDKRKGLFARRRQLLLTEGPHLYYVDPVNKVLKGEIPWSLELRPEAKNFKTFFVHTPNRTYYLMDPSGNAHKWCKKIHEVWRHRYHQNAAK, encoded by the exons ATGACTTCAAATTTGGGAAAATTCTTGGTGAAGGATCTTTTTCAACG ATTTTCTCTCGTCTGGCAACAGGTTGTCTTGGCTCGAGAATTGGCAAGTTCTAGAGAATATGCCA TTAAAATTCTAGAAAAACGTCAtatcataaaagaaaacaaggtgcCGTATGTGACACGAGAGAGAGATGTAATGTCCCGCCTGGATCACCCTTTTTTTGTGAAACTCTACTTCACCTTTCAGGATGATGAAAAGCTAT ATTTTGGGCTTAGCTATGCCAAAAATGGAGAGCTGCTGAAGTACATACGCAAAATTGGCTCATTTGATGAGACCTGTACCAGGTTTTATACTGCTGAAATTGTATCAGCCCTGGAGTATTTGCATGGGAAAGGAATAATTCACAG GGACCTTAAGCCAGAGAACATCTTGCTAAATGAAGATATGCACATTCAAATAACGGACTTTGGAACAGCAAAAGTATTATCTGCAGATAGCAGACAAG CGCGGGCAAACTCATTTGTAGGGACAGCACAGTACGTTTCTCCAGAACTGCTGACAGAGAAATCTGCCTGTAAAAG CTCTGACCTCTGGGCTCTGGGTTGTATAATATATCAGCTTGTAGCTGGATTGCCTCCATTTAGAGCTGG AAATGAATATCTTATATTCCAGAAGATAATAAAGTTGGAATATGACTTTCCAGAAAAATTTTTTCCCAAGGCAAAAGACCTTGTTGAAAAGCTATTG GTTCTAGATGCTACCAACAGATTAGGTTGTGAAGAAATGGGAGGATATGGACCTCTTAAGGCTCATCCCTTCTTCGAATCCATTGTGTGGGAGAACCTGCATCTTCAGACACCCCCAAAACTTACAGCGTATTTACCTGCTATGTCAGAGGATGATGAAGACTGTTATGGAAAT TATGACAATCTCCTGAGTCAGTTTGGTTGCATGCAAGTTTCGGGTTCAGCCTCTTCCCATTCACTGTCTGCCCCAGAGACAAGTACCCCACAGACATCAGGAGGAAATATTGAACAGTACATTCATGATCTTGACAACAATTCCTTTGAGCTGGACTTACAgttttctgaagatgaaaagaGGTTACTTCTGGCAAAACAAGCTGGGGGAAATCCTTG gcatcaGTTTGTAGAAAATAACTTAATCCTAAAAATGGGTCCAGTGGACAAAAGAAAG GGATTGTTTGCACGTCGGCGCCAATTGCTGCTCACAGAAGGGCCCCACCTGTATTATGTGGATCCTGTCAACAAAGTCCTAAAAGGAGAAATTCCATGGTCTTTAGAGTTGCGGCCAGAAGCCAAGaattttaagacattttttgTTCACACA CCAAACAGGACATATTACCTGATGGACCCGAGTGGGAACGCTCATAAATGGTGCAAAAAGATACATGAAGTTTGGCGGCACAGATACCACCAGAATGCTGCTAAATAG